The Deltaproteobacteria bacterium genome window below encodes:
- a CDS encoding tetratricopeptide repeat protein, translating to MVAEKKITDPGSLRQATDRVVAPGRGPPRAPSSRRGWIRAQRLGSRRRVARDRDGRICGSGMASARPRRVVTRFAAASRRLGYPPAVSDREQVTTRTAQGRARDEAEIRGIVGGGPRWGGPVVASLLALAVSLPTHAAAPEPATAAPTAAKAEGKAAAAPSAADMEEVKRVYGEGKAKYATKDYDGAIADWTRALALLPETDENLEVRNDLVYNIATAQEKAYEIDRDVTRLRKAKALLEDFLANYQLLYKPDERTIEEFKRVRERIATLDTRISEAEKHAPPPVVVGVENAEKKRRDAAMNEILRTDPVLSKQYKSGRGMIIGGSIALATGGVFLLGALAFAGNSGPGERALPIALAGVGVAGVVAGSVLLGFGVPRRKHAKQEAASRVVFAPTLVPRRAGAAGYAGLGVLARF from the coding sequence GTGGTCGCCGAAAAAAAAATTACGGATCCAGGGAGCCTGCGCCAAGCGACCGATCGCGTCGTTGCGCCGGGGCGCGGGCCGCCGCGGGCACCGTCGTCGCGCCGCGGCTGGATCCGCGCGCAGCGACTTGGTTCCCGCCGCCGCGTCGCTCGCGACCGAGACGGCCGCATCTGCGGCTCGGGGATGGCGTCGGCGCGCCCGCGGCGGGTTGTGACGCGCTTCGCAGCCGCATCCCGGCGGTTGGGCTATCCTCCGGCGGTGAGCGATCGCGAGCAGGTGACGACCCGGACGGCGCAAGGCCGCGCCCGGGACGAGGCGGAGATCCGAGGCATCGTCGGCGGTGGACCGCGCTGGGGCGGGCCCGTCGTCGCGTCGCTGCTCGCGCTGGCCGTATCGCTGCCGACGCATGCCGCCGCGCCTGAACCGGCGACCGCGGCACCGACCGCTGCCAAGGCCGAGGGGAAGGCCGCCGCGGCTCCGTCGGCCGCGGACATGGAAGAGGTCAAGCGGGTCTACGGCGAGGGCAAGGCGAAGTACGCCACGAAGGACTACGACGGTGCGATCGCCGACTGGACCCGCGCGCTGGCGCTGCTGCCCGAGACCGACGAGAACCTCGAGGTCCGCAACGACCTCGTCTACAACATCGCCACCGCGCAAGAGAAGGCCTACGAGATCGATCGCGACGTGACGCGGCTGCGCAAGGCCAAGGCGCTGCTCGAGGACTTCCTCGCCAACTACCAGCTGCTCTACAAGCCCGACGAGCGCACCATCGAGGAATTCAAGCGGGTGCGCGAGCGGATCGCGACGCTCGACACGCGCATCTCGGAGGCCGAGAAGCACGCTCCGCCGCCGGTCGTGGTCGGGGTCGAGAACGCCGAGAAGAAGCGTCGCGATGCGGCGATGAACGAGATCCTCCGCACCGACCCGGTGTTGTCGAAGCAGTACAAGAGCGGGCGCGGCATGATCATCGGTGGTTCGATCGCGCTCGCAACCGGTGGCGTGTTCCTGCTCGGCGCGCTCGCGTTCGCGGGGAACTCGGGCCCGGGCGAGCGCGCGCTGCCGATCGCACTCGCCGGTGTCGGCGTCGCCGGTGTCGTCGCAGGCTCCGTGTTGCTGGGCTTCGGCGTGCCGCGGCGCAAGCACGCCAAGCAAGAAGCGGCCTCGCGTGTGGTGTTCGCTCCCACCCTCGTGCCGCGTCGTGCGGGTGCGGCCGGCTACGCCGGGCTCGGCGTGCTCGCGCGCTTCTAG
- a CDS encoding 2,3,4,5-tetrahydropyridine-2,6-dicarboxylate N-succinyltransferase — protein sequence MSVADRENLQQHVEAAWNDRALLSERPWANAVEQTIAALDVGELRVAEPGATPGAAWHVHPWIKQAILLYFGLRGMKTDEVGPFEYHDKIPLKRSWAERGVRVVPPATARFGAYIERGAILMPSYVNIGAWVGAGTMVDTWATVGSCAQIGRNVHLAGGVGIGGVLEPPGAMPVVIEDGCFLGSRAIVVEGVHVEREAVLGANVVLTASTAIVDVTGATPVTLKGRVPARAVLIPGTRPRTFPAGEFQVACALLVGYRRESTELRTSLNDALRDFDVPV from the coding sequence GTGAGCGTCGCCGACCGCGAGAACCTGCAGCAACACGTCGAAGCCGCGTGGAACGATCGCGCGCTGCTGTCCGAGCGCCCGTGGGCGAACGCGGTCGAGCAGACCATTGCCGCGCTCGACGTCGGCGAGCTGCGGGTCGCGGAGCCGGGCGCCACGCCGGGCGCGGCGTGGCACGTGCACCCGTGGATCAAGCAGGCGATCCTGCTCTACTTCGGCCTGCGCGGCATGAAGACCGACGAGGTGGGCCCGTTCGAGTACCACGACAAGATCCCGCTCAAGCGCAGCTGGGCCGAGCGTGGCGTGCGGGTCGTCCCACCCGCGACCGCACGCTTCGGCGCGTACATCGAGCGCGGCGCGATCCTCATGCCCAGCTACGTGAACATCGGCGCGTGGGTCGGCGCGGGCACCATGGTCGACACCTGGGCCACGGTCGGCAGCTGCGCGCAGATCGGGCGTAACGTGCACCTCGCCGGTGGCGTCGGCATCGGTGGCGTGCTCGAGCCGCCCGGCGCGATGCCGGTCGTGATCGAAGACGGCTGCTTCCTGGGCTCGCGCGCCATCGTCGTCGAGGGTGTCCACGTGGAGCGGGAGGCGGTGCTCGGCGCCAACGTCGTGCTGACCGCGAGCACCGCGATCGTCGACGTCACCGGTGCGACACCCGTCACGCTCAAAGGTCGCGTGCCGGCGCGCGCGGTGCTCATCCCGGGCACGCGTCCGCGCACCTTCCCGGCGGGGGAGTTCCAGGTCGCCTGTGCGCTGCTCGTCGGCTACCGGCGCGAGAGCACCGAGCTGCGCACCAGCCTCAACGACGCGCTGCGCGACTTCGACGTGCCGGTGTGA
- the greB gene encoding transcription elongation factor GreB, which translates to MGGSAITCEREFLPIDRAHLWQNQRSVGTAILPIYITPEGHKKVKDEFDWLWKVERPRVTHEVETAAAHGDRSENAEYQYGKRRLREIDRRLKFLSDRLERMKIVHPESQRDNGTRIGFGAWVVLEDEDGGRHTYRVIGPDETDADRGLISMDSPMGRALMGREPDDEITVARPRGPANFVILAVHYGDGPPP; encoded by the coding sequence ATGGGCGGGTCCGCGATCACCTGCGAGCGCGAGTTCTTGCCGATCGACCGCGCGCACTTGTGGCAAAACCAACGGTCCGTGGGCACCGCAATCCTGCCGATCTACATCACCCCCGAGGGCCACAAGAAGGTCAAGGACGAGTTCGACTGGCTGTGGAAGGTCGAGCGCCCGCGCGTGACCCACGAGGTCGAGACCGCCGCCGCCCACGGCGATCGATCCGAGAACGCGGAGTACCAGTACGGCAAACGCCGCCTGCGGGAGATCGATCGCCGCCTCAAGTTCCTCTCCGACCGGCTCGAGCGCATGAAGATCGTGCACCCCGAGTCGCAGCGCGACAACGGCACGCGGATCGGCTTCGGTGCGTGGGTCGTGCTCGAGGACGAAGATGGTGGCCGCCACACCTACCGGGTCATCGGCCCCGACGAGACCGACGCCGATCGCGGCCTCATCAGCATGGACTCGCCGATGGGTCGTGCGCTCATGGGCCGCGAGCCCGACGACGAGATCACCGTGGCGCGCCCCCGCGGCCCCGCCAACTTCGTGATCCTCGCGGTCCACTATGGCGACGGGCCGCCGCCATAG
- a CDS encoding sigma 54-interacting transcriptional regulator — MHAAEFAPNFPESIADARLRQAPPVYLGHSAAARRVQAMIQRAVRTNLPVLLVGAAGTGKENIARILHHFGGGEVPTLEVVRGNEQPRLMNLGAFTYLSRLEDLPLEEQARLPALTGLGRIVIGTRLRPESDEGRARLHPQIVRWASGIRIDVPTLAERIEDLEQHAMDIIAKTAAKRAIGGIADNALDCLRSYRWPGNLDELAEVLTAAINAGNTELIELRDLPSKLRVRDVHHARAESPERQLCLEESEKQAIRRALNYARGNKRKAARLLHIGKTTLYRKLKQYDLE; from the coding sequence ATGCACGCCGCAGAGTTCGCCCCAAACTTCCCGGAATCGATTGCCGACGCTCGCCTGCGCCAAGCCCCGCCGGTCTACCTCGGCCACTCGGCCGCGGCGCGACGGGTCCAAGCCATGATCCAGCGGGCCGTCCGCACCAACCTGCCGGTGCTCCTGGTCGGTGCCGCCGGCACCGGCAAGGAGAACATCGCCCGCATCCTGCATCACTTCGGTGGTGGTGAGGTGCCCACCCTCGAGGTCGTGCGCGGCAACGAGCAGCCGCGGCTCATGAACCTCGGCGCGTTCACCTACCTCAGCCGACTCGAGGACCTCCCGCTCGAGGAGCAGGCCCGCCTGCCCGCACTCACCGGGCTGGGCCGCATCGTCATCGGCACCCGTCTGCGCCCCGAGAGCGACGAGGGCCGCGCGCGCCTGCACCCGCAGATCGTCCGCTGGGCCTCGGGCATCCGCATCGACGTGCCGACCCTGGCCGAGCGCATCGAGGATCTCGAGCAGCACGCGATGGACATCATCGCCAAGACCGCGGCCAAGCGCGCCATCGGTGGCATCGCCGACAACGCGCTCGACTGTCTCCGCAGCTACCGCTGGCCCGGCAACCTCGACGAGCTCGCCGAGGTGCTGACCGCTGCCATCAACGCCGGCAACACCGAGCTCATCGAGCTGCGCGATCTCCCGTCGAAGCTGCGCGTGCGCGACGTCCATCACGCCCGCGCCGAGTCGCCCGAGCGCCAGCTGTGCCTCGAGGAGTCGGAGAAGCAGGCCATCCGTCGCGCGCTGAACTACGCCCGCGGCAACAAGCGCAAGGCCGCGCGGCTGCTGCACATCGGCAAGACCACCCTGTACCGCAAGCTGAAGCAGTACGACCTCGAGTAG
- a CDS encoding protein kinase: MSDGTRLGKYQLLRRLATGGMAELFLARAAAMHGFEKLVVLKRILPQHAENDDFIKMFLAEARLAATLHHPNVVQVYDIGEDAGHCFFTMEWVQGQDLRRIVRAARKAEVPIPLEHILHIITGVAAGLDYAHDKAGLDGVPLGIVHRDVSPSNVLVTYDGAVKLVDFGIAKAAAFQSNTIAGTLKGKIPYMSPEQCRGEAVDRRSDIFSIGTLLWELTTGTRLFAGDNEIAIINRVAQGDVPLPTSVRPEYPVELEAIVMRALHADPEQRYQTAVELQLDLEDFARDARLPVSPARMAMFMRELFAEEMQLTAAQVQAERFEAASSGQAPVVPVSHAGAERTVVESSDGVEIPSELLPRAAVARIESEVSRSSLTQAEQPTRVELDEASPASDRRRGWLAAVAAVAVLVVGGGTLAMMRDGGKAAQGASTAGAPAAAPIVLRAEVEPEAAPVVAEPEAAPTVVLVPAPIPTPAVPAGDALVLDEDPAVISKSGAEGSGPVDAAADSGEGKSGKPASKPGSGRTNPRKSDRKPAEPKKPSTPEPTKKQPKWDPDSPMPPM; encoded by the coding sequence ATGTCCGATGGGACGCGGCTGGGCAAGTACCAGCTGCTGCGTCGGCTCGCGACGGGCGGCATGGCCGAGCTCTTCCTGGCTCGGGCGGCGGCGATGCACGGCTTCGAGAAGCTGGTCGTGCTCAAGCGCATCCTTCCGCAGCACGCCGAGAACGACGACTTCATCAAGATGTTCCTCGCCGAGGCGCGGCTGGCCGCGACGCTCCACCACCCCAACGTCGTGCAGGTCTACGACATCGGCGAGGACGCGGGGCACTGCTTCTTCACGATGGAGTGGGTCCAGGGGCAGGACCTGCGCAGGATCGTACGGGCGGCCCGCAAGGCCGAGGTGCCGATCCCGCTCGAGCACATCCTGCACATCATCACCGGCGTGGCCGCGGGCCTCGACTACGCCCACGACAAGGCGGGGCTCGATGGCGTGCCGCTCGGCATCGTGCATCGCGACGTGTCGCCGTCGAACGTGCTCGTCACCTACGACGGCGCGGTGAAGCTGGTCGATTTCGGCATCGCCAAGGCGGCCGCGTTCCAGAGCAACACCATCGCGGGCACGCTCAAGGGCAAGATCCCGTACATGTCCCCGGAGCAGTGCCGGGGCGAGGCGGTCGATCGTCGCAGCGACATCTTCTCGATCGGAACGCTCCTGTGGGAGCTGACCACCGGCACGCGGTTGTTCGCGGGTGACAACGAGATCGCGATCATCAACCGCGTCGCGCAGGGCGACGTGCCGCTGCCGACCAGCGTGCGCCCCGAGTATCCGGTCGAGCTCGAGGCGATCGTAATGCGGGCGCTCCACGCCGACCCCGAGCAGCGCTACCAGACCGCGGTGGAGCTGCAGCTCGATCTCGAGGACTTCGCCCGCGACGCGCGGCTGCCGGTGTCCCCGGCGCGCATGGCCATGTTCATGCGCGAGCTCTTCGCCGAGGAGATGCAGCTGACCGCGGCGCAGGTCCAGGCCGAGCGGTTCGAGGCGGCCAGCAGCGGGCAGGCGCCGGTCGTACCCGTCAGCCACGCCGGCGCGGAGCGGACGGTCGTCGAGAGCAGCGATGGTGTCGAGATCCCCAGCGAGCTGCTACCGCGCGCCGCGGTCGCGCGCATCGAGTCCGAGGTCTCGCGCAGCTCGCTGACGCAGGCCGAGCAGCCCACGCGGGTCGAGCTCGACGAGGCATCGCCAGCGAGCGATCGTCGCCGAGGGTGGCTCGCGGCGGTCGCGGCGGTCGCGGTGCTCGTCGTCGGCGGTGGGACCTTGGCGATGATGCGCGACGGGGGCAAGGCGGCGCAGGGGGCTTCGACCGCGGGTGCGCCCGCGGCCGCGCCGATCGTGCTGCGGGCCGAGGTCGAGCCCGAGGCGGCACCCGTCGTGGCCGAGCCCGAGGCCGCGCCGACGGTGGTGTTGGTGCCCGCGCCGATTCCGACCCCGGCGGTGCCGGCCGGCGATGCCCTGGTCCTCGACGAGGATCCCGCAGTAATCTCCAAGTCAGGCGCCGAGGGTTCGGGCCCGGTCGACGCCGCCGCCGACAGCGGTGAGGGCAAGTCCGGCAAGCCGGCCAGCAAGCCCGGGTCCGGCCGCACGAACCCGCGCAAGTCCGATCGCAAGCCCGCCGAGCCCAAGAAGCCCTCGACGCCCGAACCGACGAAGAAGCAGCCGAAGTGGGATCCCGACAGTCCAATGCCACCGATGTGA
- a CDS encoding DUF3516 domain-containing protein: MSAPSTPAARPTLREFVPHARTRDGDVILERFMSWIATTGLSPYPAQEEAVLELCAGRNVVLATPTGSGKSLVALAVHFKACCERLRSFYTSPIKALVSEKFFELCAELGAEHVGMLTGDASINPKAPVICCTAEVLANLALRDGPMAEVDYIVMDEFHFYADPDRGMAWQVPLVTVPHARFLLMSATLGDVSPFVEGLRSFTGAEVTVVRSEDRPVPLDFEWRETPVHETIHDLAQDGRAPIYVVNFTQREAAELAQDLLSVNLCTREEKDAIAAAIGDTRFDTVYGPDLKKLVRHGIGLHHAGILPKYRTLVERLAQRGLLKIIAGTDTLGVGVNVPIRSVLFTKLCKFDGSKTRILSVRDFKQIAGRAGRKGFDVRGWVLAQAPEHVIENKRLEAKSGKKKFVRKQPPQRGYVPWDAATFDKLRDGQPEPLTSQFEITHGILLTVLQREVDPLARHGGYRRIVELIGRSYERAGAQSRHRRRAAEILRDLRRAGVVELVPDVRRGRPALRVVESLQRDFSLHHTLSLFLIDTVLQLDPDSPTFAVDVLSVVESVLESPHAILARQIDRLKGDLIAQLKAEGVEYEQRMEALEKVEHVKPLSELLYARYDAFRTKHPWVASDNVLPKSIARDLYERYLGFNGYVKEYGLQRSEGVLLRYLTQAYKTLAQNVPDGCKTEPVHELEAWLHAMLARVDNTLLKEWERMLAVASGDTAAIDPEHVLPPSDPASDPRRFAVRVRAELHALVAALAEGDHEEAAVVVRDEPDAPWTPERIAAAIAPYFDEHGRLDASPRARDVRLTTLHATGPRTWSCAQILLDDEGETTWVIEGEIDLTDATAYEGPLLRLRAIHG, from the coding sequence GTGTCCGCCCCCTCGACCCCGGCCGCGCGCCCGACCCTGCGCGAGTTCGTCCCGCACGCGCGCACGCGCGACGGCGACGTGATCCTCGAGCGCTTCATGTCGTGGATCGCGACCACCGGCCTGTCGCCCTACCCGGCGCAGGAGGAGGCCGTGCTCGAGCTGTGCGCCGGTCGCAACGTGGTGCTGGCGACCCCGACCGGCTCGGGCAAGTCGTTGGTCGCGCTGGCGGTGCACTTCAAGGCCTGCTGCGAGCGCCTGCGATCGTTCTACACCTCGCCGATCAAGGCGCTGGTGAGCGAGAAGTTCTTCGAGCTGTGCGCCGAGCTGGGCGCCGAGCACGTCGGCATGCTGACCGGCGACGCCAGCATCAACCCCAAGGCGCCGGTGATCTGCTGCACCGCCGAGGTGCTGGCCAACCTCGCGCTGCGCGACGGGCCGATGGCCGAGGTGGACTACATCGTCATGGACGAGTTCCACTTCTACGCCGACCCCGACCGCGGCATGGCCTGGCAGGTGCCGCTGGTCACGGTGCCCCACGCCCGCTTCCTGCTGATGTCGGCCACGCTCGGCGACGTCAGCCCCTTCGTCGAGGGCCTGCGGTCGTTCACCGGCGCCGAGGTCACCGTGGTGCGCTCGGAGGATCGCCCGGTGCCGCTCGACTTCGAGTGGCGCGAGACCCCGGTGCACGAGACCATCCACGACCTCGCGCAGGATGGTCGCGCGCCGATCTACGTGGTCAACTTCACGCAGCGCGAGGCCGCCGAGCTCGCACAGGACCTGCTCTCGGTCAATCTCTGCACCCGCGAGGAGAAGGATGCGATCGCGGCCGCGATCGGTGACACCCGCTTCGACACCGTCTATGGCCCCGATCTGAAGAAGCTGGTGCGCCACGGCATCGGCCTGCACCACGCCGGCATCCTGCCCAAGTACCGCACGCTGGTGGAGCGGCTGGCGCAGCGCGGGTTGCTCAAGATCATCGCCGGCACCGACACCCTCGGGGTCGGCGTGAACGTGCCGATCCGCTCGGTGCTGTTCACCAAGCTGTGCAAGTTCGACGGCAGCAAGACCCGCATCCTCTCGGTCCGCGACTTCAAGCAGATCGCCGGTCGCGCCGGCCGCAAGGGCTTCGACGTGCGCGGTTGGGTGCTCGCGCAGGCGCCCGAACACGTCATCGAGAACAAGCGGCTCGAGGCCAAGAGCGGCAAGAAGAAGTTCGTGCGCAAGCAGCCGCCCCAGCGCGGCTATGTGCCATGGGACGCGGCGACCTTCGACAAACTGCGCGACGGCCAGCCCGAGCCGCTGACCTCGCAGTTCGAGATCACCCACGGCATCCTGCTCACGGTGCTGCAGCGCGAGGTCGATCCGCTCGCGCGCCACGGTGGCTACCGCCGCATCGTCGAGCTCATCGGTCGCTCCTACGAGCGCGCCGGCGCGCAGAGCCGCCATCGTCGGCGCGCTGCCGAGATCCTCCGCGACCTGCGGCGCGCCGGGGTGGTCGAGCTGGTACCCGACGTGCGCCGCGGCCGGCCCGCGCTGCGCGTGGTGGAGTCGCTGCAGCGCGACTTCTCGCTGCACCACACGCTGTCGCTCTTCCTCATCGACACGGTGCTACAGCTCGACCCCGACTCGCCCACGTTCGCGGTCGACGTGTTGTCGGTGGTCGAGTCGGTGCTCGAGTCGCCCCACGCGATCCTGGCGCGGCAGATCGATCGCCTCAAGGGCGACCTCATCGCGCAGCTCAAGGCCGAGGGCGTCGAGTACGAGCAGCGCATGGAGGCGCTCGAGAAAGTCGAGCACGTCAAGCCGCTCTCGGAGCTGCTCTACGCCCGCTACGACGCGTTTCGCACCAAGCACCCGTGGGTCGCCAGCGACAACGTCCTGCCCAAGTCGATCGCCCGCGATCTCTACGAGCGCTACCTCGGCTTCAATGGCTACGTGAAGGAGTACGGCCTGCAGCGCAGCGAAGGCGTGCTGCTGCGCTACCTGACCCAGGCCTACAAGACGCTCGCGCAGAACGTGCCCGACGGCTGCAAGACCGAGCCCGTGCACGAGCTCGAGGCCTGGCTGCACGCCATGCTCGCTCGGGTCGACAACACGCTGCTGAAGGAGTGGGAGCGCATGCTCGCGGTTGCCAGTGGCGACACCGCAGCGATCGACCCCGAGCACGTGCTGCCGCCCAGCGATCCGGCCAGCGACCCACGGCGCTTCGCGGTGCGCGTGCGCGCCGAGCTGCATGCGCTGGTCGCCGCGCTGGCCGAGGGCGATCACGAGGAGGCCGCGGTGGTCGTGCGCGACGAGCCCGACGCGCCGTGGACACCCGAGCGCATCGCGGCTGCGATCGCGCCGTACTTCGATGAGCACGGACGCCTCGATGCCTCGCCGCGGGCCCGCGATGTGCGGCTGACGACGCTGCACGCGACGGGCCCGCGCACCTGGTCGTGCGCGCAGATCCTGCTCGACGACGAGGGCGAGACCACCTGGGTGATCGAGGGTGAGATCGATCTCACCGATGCCACCGCCTACGAGGGCCCGCTGCTGCGCCTGCGGGCGATCCACGGCTAG
- a CDS encoding proline--tRNA ligase, producing the protein MNDKADKITPRAEDYPQWYQDVIREADLAESAKVVKGCMVIKPYGYAIWEKIQRDLDARFKATGHSNAYFPLLVPQSFMTREAQHVEGFAPELAVVTHAGGEKLEEPYVIRPTSETIIGHFFGKWISSHRDLPMLVNQWANVMRWELRTRLFLRTTEFLWQEGHTAHATHEEAMQEVLRMLDVYGDFAEQMMAMPVIRGIKTASERFAGAVETFCIESFMQDGKALQAGTSHDLGQNFGKAFDVKFQSEGGELEYVWQTSWGVSTRLVGGLIMSHSDDAGLVLPPRMAPIHAVIIPIYKNDDERTRVMAAADRLAKALGDIDISEPRARYRDFLEVHIDDRDLRPGAKFYHWERRGVPMRIEIGPKDLDKGQVCVKMRVDGAAGTGKQFLAEAEFLATVRTRLDTYQADLYAQALRRRDERSVTLDTWEQFLEVFKGEGSTFAWCHWDGTAATEAAIKAETKATIRCVPLAGQGPAPQPGVCIKSGAPSAQRVLIAKAY; encoded by the coding sequence ATGAACGACAAGGCCGACAAGATCACGCCGCGCGCCGAGGACTACCCCCAGTGGTACCAGGACGTCATCCGCGAGGCCGACCTCGCCGAGTCGGCGAAGGTGGTCAAGGGCTGCATGGTGATCAAGCCATACGGCTATGCGATCTGGGAGAAGATCCAGCGCGACCTCGACGCGCGCTTCAAGGCCACCGGCCACAGCAACGCCTACTTCCCGCTGCTCGTGCCGCAGTCGTTCATGACCCGCGAGGCGCAGCACGTCGAGGGCTTCGCGCCCGAGCTCGCGGTGGTCACGCACGCCGGCGGCGAGAAGCTCGAGGAGCCCTACGTCATCCGCCCCACCAGCGAGACCATCATCGGCCACTTCTTCGGCAAGTGGATCTCGAGCCACCGCGACCTGCCGATGCTGGTCAACCAATGGGCCAACGTCATGCGCTGGGAGCTGCGCACGCGACTGTTCCTGCGCACGACCGAGTTCCTGTGGCAGGAGGGCCACACCGCGCACGCGACCCACGAGGAGGCGATGCAGGAGGTCCTCCGGATGCTCGACGTCTACGGCGACTTCGCCGAACAGATGATGGCGATGCCCGTCATCCGTGGCATCAAGACCGCCTCCGAGCGCTTCGCCGGCGCGGTCGAGACCTTCTGCATCGAGTCGTTCATGCAGGACGGCAAGGCGCTGCAGGCCGGCACCAGCCACGACCTCGGGCAGAACTTCGGCAAGGCCTTCGACGTGAAGTTCCAGTCCGAGGGCGGCGAGCTCGAGTACGTGTGGCAGACCAGCTGGGGCGTCTCCACCCGCTTGGTCGGTGGGCTCATCATGAGCCACTCCGACGACGCGGGACTGGTGCTGCCGCCGCGCATGGCACCCATCCACGCGGTCATCATCCCGATCTACAAGAATGACGACGAGCGCACTCGGGTGATGGCCGCCGCCGACCGCCTGGCGAAGGCGCTCGGCGACATCGACATCAGCGAGCCGCGGGCCCGCTACCGCGACTTCCTCGAGGTCCACATCGACGACCGCGACCTGCGTCCGGGCGCGAAGTTCTATCACTGGGAGCGCCGCGGCGTGCCGATGCGCATCGAGATCGGGCCCAAGGATCTCGACAAGGGCCAGGTGTGCGTGAAGATGCGGGTCGACGGCGCCGCTGGCACCGGCAAGCAGTTTCTCGCCGAGGCCGAGTTCCTCGCCACCGTGCGCACGCGACTCGACACCTACCAGGCCGATCTGTACGCCCAGGCGCTGCGTCGCCGCGACGAGCGATCGGTGACGCTCGACACGTGGGAGCAGTTCCTCGAGGTCTTCAAGGGCGAGGGCAGCACGTTCGCGTGGTGCCACTGGGATGGCACCGCGGCAACCGAGGCCGCGATCAAGGCCGAGACCAAGGCGACGATCCGCTGCGTGCCGCTGGCGGGTCAGGGCCCCGCGCCGCAGCCCGGCGTCTGCATCAAGAGCGGCGCACCGTCGGCGCAGCGGGTGCTGATCGCCAAGGCGTACTGA
- a CDS encoding c-type cytochrome, producing the protein MRHRSGALAIAALGIAAWMAACDSGAPRDAAGPTAATVAMPAEGPSPSSTEVAPVLEAAAEPAAVARGAALFVQHECNRCHTIEGIAPPTAEFDCAGCHVEILAGRYPAAPAELAAWQSRIHSLVEVPRLSASTRLRRAWIVQFLGDTHDLRPNLDASMPRFALPAADVTALAAWLAPAAEQPAPAVGDATRGRKVMESKACGVCHRMQGAPALPAGTLTITLEPAALARAQQLAPDLAHVRTRMRPAALQAWLRDPSAVEADAAMPKIPLDEAEIRDVAAYLLQTPLQPTAPTPIPARPARLERAVSYEEVDARIFHRICRHCHSNPEIVIGDGGPGYSGGFGFPRRALDLNSHAGVLSGSVGDDGQRRSILAPLPDGTPRIIAHLLARHAEVAGAPVPGIRGMPLALPPLPLDDIALLDAWIAQGRRPPADATEEPPP; encoded by the coding sequence ATGCGTCACCGCAGCGGCGCGCTCGCGATCGCGGCGCTGGGCATCGCGGCGTGGATGGCCGCGTGCGACTCGGGTGCGCCGCGCGATGCCGCAGGGCCGACGGCCGCGACCGTCGCCATGCCGGCGGAGGGTCCCAGTCCGAGCTCCACCGAGGTCGCGCCGGTCCTCGAGGCGGCGGCCGAGCCCGCCGCGGTCGCACGCGGTGCAGCGCTGTTCGTGCAGCACGAGTGCAACCGCTGCCACACCATCGAGGGCATCGCGCCGCCGACCGCCGAGTTCGACTGCGCCGGCTGCCACGTCGAGATCCTCGCGGGCCGCTACCCCGCCGCGCCTGCCGAGCTCGCCGCCTGGCAGTCGCGCATCCACTCGCTGGTCGAGGTACCGCGGCTCTCGGCGAGCACGCGGCTGCGTCGCGCGTGGATCGTGCAGTTCCTCGGCGACACCCACGACCTGCGACCCAACCTCGACGCGTCCATGCCTCGCTTCGCCTTGCCGGCTGCCGACGTCACCGCGCTCGCGGCATGGTTGGCCCCCGCAGCCGAGCAGCCCGCGCCCGCGGTCGGTGATGCCACCCGTGGCCGGAAGGTGATGGAGTCGAAGGCCTGCGGGGTCTGTCATCGCATGCAGGGTGCGCCCGCGCTGCCGGCGGGCACCCTGACGATCACGCTCGAGCCCGCGGCGCTCGCCCGCGCCCAGCAGCTCGCGCCCGACCTCGCCCACGTCCGCACGCGCATGCGTCCCGCGGCCCTGCAGGCGTGGCTGCGCGATCCCAGCGCGGTCGAGGCCGATGCGGCGATGCCGAAGATCCCGCTCGACGAGGCCGAGATCCGTGACGTGGCGGCGTATCTGCTGCAGACCCCGCTGCAGCCCACCGCGCCGACGCCGATCCCCGCGCGGCCGGCTCGGTTGGAGCGCGCGGTGAGCTACGAAGAAGTCGACGCACGCATCTTCCATCGCATCTGTCGCCACTGCCACTCGAACCCCGAGATCGTGATCGGCGACGGCGGTCCCGGCTACAGCGGCGGCTTCGGCTTCCCACGACGGGCGCTCGATCTCAACAGCCACGCCGGCGTGCTGTCGGGCAGCGTCGGCGACGACGGCCAGCGTCGATCGATCCTCGCGCCGCTGCCCGATGGTACGCCGCGCATCATCGCGCACTTGCTGGCGCGACACGCCGAGGTCGCCGGCGCGCCGGTGCCCGGCATCCGCGGCATGCCGCTGGCATTGCCACCGCTGCCCCTCGACGACATCGCCCTGCTCGATGCGTGGATCGCCCAGGGTCGACGGCCCCCCGCGGACGCGACCGAGGAGCCCCCGCCATGA